DNA from Chloroherpetonaceae bacterium:
CGATGCCAACACCAATAAACCCTGCCGAACAGCCTTGCCCTTGGGCTTGCCAAACGGCGTGCATAATGCATTTGCGAATGCCTTCAAGGTCGCGGCCGGCTTTGCCAAGCCCGGGCAATTCCATCGGGAGTGAATATTGAATGTTTTTATTTTCACACCCGCCGCCCTTTAAGATGAGCTTAATTTCGGTGAAATCATTTTCCCATTGCTCAAAGTGCATCACAGGGACGCCCTCGCCAACATTGTTGCCGCTGTTTTTTCCTGTGATGGGGTCAACGGAATTGGGGCGAAGCTTTCCTGTTTTTGTGGCTTCGATGGTTGCTGCACGAATCGCGTCTTTGATTTCCAATTGATTGACGCCGATTGGTGTATGGATAAAGAATGTAGGCATTCCCGTATCCTGACATATCGGCGAAACATTATCGCAGGCCATATCGACATTGAGCGTAATGGTGGACATCGCAAGCCCCGAGCGCGATTCCGCTGCTTCACGCACCGCTGCCGAAGCCACCGCACGGCGGACATCGCTTGGCAGATTGGTTGAGGTTTCGGTGATAAGTGCTAAAATTGAATTCTTTAGGGTTTGGTTGAGCGAGCGAGGCGTGGATTCGGCTGACATACTTGTTACTCCTTTTTACTTCAAAAAAAACTTCAAAAAAAAATTGAAAATCAGGTTCAAAATCTGTGGCAAAATTACTGAACTTTTTACGAAACACTTCCAAGAGAATTTTCTAACCCTCGAATAATGGGATGTGCCTTTAAGAGATTGTAATACTCCGGAAATTTTTTGAGCCTTTCAAGATACACTTTGGAAAAGGATGCAAAGGACATCCGTGCTTCAAATTCAGCTGTGTAAAGTGTTCGTCCGTTTGGCGCCTCTTTTTGGCTTGATTTAATAAGATTGATAACAGGTTGGGGCACAATATTAAGATAAAAAATAGAATCTGGGAATGCGTTTGGATTCGGGACGCGAGAGTAAATCACTTGATTGATGGGGCGCATCGCGTTGCGGAAAAGCGCAGTATCGCTTGGGCTGAGCGAAAGGGAAAGTAATAAGTTTAGCGAATCGGTAAGGGAATGAAGCGCGTCACTTAATCGAGAGATGGCAATCGTTTCGCCTCGCTGAATCAGGATGGATTCGCTTGGCGATGAAGTTTCTGTATGAATAACAAACTGTGCCGGAAAAACCGCAGGAGAAAGATTAAAGAGCGAATCAATGGCTGGGTCGAATTGATGCGTTGTATCGATACCTGCAGCGAAAGTGGGTTGGGCTGAATCGGGTGTTACACTTGATGCTTGTTGTCCTTGAGTAGTTTTCTTCTCTGAACAGGCACTGATGAGCAAAAGTATGAAAAGTGAGATGCTTGGGAAGCATCGGTTGATTTTCAGGTGCGGCATAATGATCTGATGTTTGAACCTTAAAACTCGTTAATAATATTAAAATGAATTTTTCCTTGTAAAAAGGAATCGCCTTCGCCCAATGCAAAAGTAAAGCCGGTGAGCCCCAAAGGCGTTTCAAAGCGAAACCCGAACCCGTAGCCAATGCGAAAATTCGACTCGGCAATATCTGTTGGGACAACCGGATTTGCCGGACGAGTGAAGTAACCGGCATCGAGAAATCCAAAGAGAAACGTTTTTTGAGATAAGATAAACCGGTATTCGGCACCGCCAAAAAGGAACTGTGAGGCCAAAAATTGTTGCTCACGATAGCCACGAAGCGAAAGCGCGCCGCCAATTCGCATCAAATCGCTGAATTGGATTTCATCGCTTAGTATCGCACTGCCTTTCAAACGCAAAAATAAGACTTGCCTGAAAAAGAGGCGTTGATAAAATTCAAGATCAAGGGAGAAGCGCTGTTGCAAAACGCTTTTGCGAAGTCCAAAGAGGCTGAGCAATGAATCTGAACCCGCAATCGTTTTTGTGCCGATGCGGTACTCATTTTTGAAAAGCCAGCCGGATTGAGGATTGAGCGGGTAATCGCGGGAGTCGTAAAGAACGCCAAGCCCACTTAATGTAATCGTGCTTTGAAAGATGGTTTGGCTTGGCGTGAGGGATTCGATAATGGGAGTTACGAGCTCACGCGAAAAATTTCCTGTGATCCAAAAATTGGTATTGAATCGAAAAATGCCGGTGACACCATAATTCAATTGAGAAAAGCTGGAATCTTGTTTGAGTTGAAGCAATTCAAGAGAAAGAGTAAGCGGAAGATTTAAGACCCAAGGCTCTTGATAAAACAGCCGAACATCTTGCGTTGGGGCATTGGGCTTCGTCCACCGGACTTCCAGCCTTCGAGCGGTCCCAAAAAGATTTCTGAGCGAGAAATTGATTTGCCCAGTAAAAAACCCCTCGTCATTTGGGCCGAGTGCCGGTTGGTAGCCAAGGATACCATCAAAAGTATTGGGGTTTCCTTCTTCAAGGGTGAATCGAATGATGGCTTTGAGGGAATCGGTTAAAGAATGTTGTTTCTCCTGCGCTTGATTGGGGATAAAGAGGGGTTCCTCTGCAATGACTTTATCAAAAAGCCCCAATCGCAGCAGTTTTGAATTTGATTCAGGAAGGTTTTTTTCGAGAAAAACATCGCCCGTTCGAAAGGGAAGTTCGCGCAAAACGATGTCGGGTTTTGTGGTTTGCAAACCATTCACCAAAATATCGCCAACGGTCACAAAAGCACCACGAAAAAGGGTAAACGAAAGGGAGACTGGCAGGATGTCGGGCTTTTCAGGGTCTTTTCCTTCAGGGTCAATTGAAGAAACGGAAACTTTCGCAAAAGGATAACCGGATGTTTCCATTGAGGTGATGATGCGATTGGCAGCATCTTCAAGAGCTTCGTTTTGAAAAGGTGAATTTTCAATTTCCTCAAGTATTCGATTGATTTCTCGGGGAAGCGGTTGGTTCTGAGGCGAAAGACTCGAATCAATAAAATGCACCCGTTGAAGAAGATATAACGGCCCCTCTGAAATTGAGAGGAGCATCTCTGCCTTTGTCGAGTCGGAATTGTAGGTAAAATCCGCACGCTCAATAAGAAATTCCAAAAAGCCTTCCTGCCTTGCCAAAGCTTCGGCGGAATTGATGGTAAGGCGAAACGCGTCTCTCGAATCAAACTTTTCGCTTTCAAACACACGGGTTAAGGCGCTTTCGCGGAACTGCCGAAGCCCTTCATATCGAATATTAGAGATTCTTAAAGGGAATTTGAGGGGAAGTGAGATAGAATCTGCTTGGAAGCTTCGAGCGGTTGAATCCGGAGCTTGAGATGCAGCGAAACTTTGTGAATAGAGAAAAAAACTAAGAATTAAAATTCTTAAGCAAAATTCGTGCGTTTCACAGCGACTTTTTATAAAATGATAGGAAAGAATCAAGTCCTTCAAACTCATGAAAGATTGTAAAGACGGTCTTAAGAATTGAACTATTCTAAAAAACTGATGTAATAAAATTGTCAACTCGGGTTCTTTTCTTGAAAAGACATTGTTTTTGATTAAATTCGCTCGCCTCAAGATAGGTATTTGATTTTTCTCAATAAGAGAAGAACACCCGCCTAATCTTATCCGGTACTTAGCTTCAAATGATAAGGCTTTGTTACCTTCTATTAAATTTAGATATTCTTCTTAAATACAACACGAAAAGCAATGTCCTTAAAAAAGAGTTTTTATTTTGGAATAATTGTTTTAAGCTTTTTTTCAACAACCTTCCTCTCAATCCCTCAACTTTCGGCACAAGTCACAGACGAACAGCGAGATTTAAATCGATTGGAACGTCTCGGTACGCCCTTTCTTGGTTCAGATGGGATTTCGGCAGCGTTGGCTGAAGGAAATCTATTTTATGTTATCGGAAATCAAACCGGATTACAGACATTTTTTTCAGAAGATCCGTTTGGGCAGGGAATTGAACCCGCCGGAGAGTCTATTGTATTAGGGC
Protein-coding regions in this window:
- a CDS encoding BamA/TamA family outer membrane protein codes for the protein MSLKDLILSYHFIKSRCETHEFCLRILILSFFLYSQSFAASQAPDSTARSFQADSISLPLKFPLRISNIRYEGLRQFRESALTRVFESEKFDSRDAFRLTINSAEALARQEGFLEFLIERADFTYNSDSTKAEMLLSISEGPLYLLQRVHFIDSSLSPQNQPLPREINRILEEIENSPFQNEALEDAANRIITSMETSGYPFAKVSVSSIDPEGKDPEKPDILPVSLSFTLFRGAFVTVGDILVNGLQTTKPDIVLRELPFRTGDVFLEKNLPESNSKLLRLGLFDKVIAEEPLFIPNQAQEKQHSLTDSLKAIIRFTLEEGNPNTFDGILGYQPALGPNDEGFFTGQINFSLRNLFGTARRLEVRWTKPNAPTQDVRLFYQEPWVLNLPLTLSLELLQLKQDSSFSQLNYGVTGIFRFNTNFWITGNFSRELVTPIIESLTPSQTIFQSTITLSGLGVLYDSRDYPLNPQSGWLFKNEYRIGTKTIAGSDSLLSLFGLRKSVLQQRFSLDLEFYQRLFFRQVLFLRLKGSAILSDEIQFSDLMRIGGALSLRGYREQQFLASQFLFGGAEYRFILSQKTFLFGFLDAGYFTRPANPVVPTDIAESNFRIGYGFGFRFETPLGLTGFTFALGEGDSFLQGKIHFNIINEF